tctataatgaatctataatgaaacaataatgaatcaacagtgaatctataatgaatctataatgaatctataacgaatcaacagtgaatctatagagaatctataatgaatcaacagtgaatctataatgaatctataatgaatctataacgaatcaacagtgaatctatagagaatctataatgaatcaacagtgaatctataatgaatctataatgaatcaacagtgaatctatagagaatctataatgaatcaacagtgaatctataataaatctgtaatgaatcaacagtgaatctatagagaatcaataatgaataaacaataaatctgtaatgaatatatagtgaatcaacagtgaatcaatagtaaatctataatgaatcaataacgaatcaataatgaatcaacagtgagtctgtaatgaatcaacagtgagtcTATAGTGAATCTATAGAGAATCTACAGAGAATCTAGAATGAATCTAGAATGAATCTATAAATAATCTAAAGTGAGTTAATAGAGAATCTGTAGCGGAGGAAACGGAGCTAATTTCTCTGTCTCAGACTGCGATGGAACCGCCGCGACGCCGGAGCGCTACGTCGTCGCGCGTCGGGTCATGACGTGAACTGAATTATGGGCCGAGGGGCGAGTACACGAGGACATTTTGTCATCCGGTACAAACCAGTTCAAGCATcgtggtcagaagtatgtggacagggcgcccaggtgagattctgaactcagctctgctactggtcagctgggcgccatctagtgggcacaattggcattgCCTACAGCAGACACCAATTGGCCACTGGAAGGAGCAtgaagcaggcaaatataccctcctcgaacgcattcgggatccccagcagtggaagactatgctaaatcaggagaaaaatggacaaaaagcagaaataaataaaaaaattaaaatttgtggaCGCCTGAGCATCAGCTTGTTAGCATTAAGGGGTTAAAGGGTCCCGGGTTTATACCTGCTGTCCATCCAGTGATTCCAGGTAGTTCCGGACCcgtcatgaccctgaccaggatggaacagttactgaaaataaaataaacgatGAGTGATTGAACAGACAGGGGTGCAAATAACAAAATGTCCTCGTGTACGAAGCCTGAGTCTGTTTTTTTAACTCCAGTCCAACCCCAGCTCGGCCTGAACACCAGGACGCATCATCACGCTGGATCAGACGTCCTGATGTTCAGGTCTGTAAAGCATGAAGCTGTGCAGATCCTTCAGGACTggagttaaaaataataataataatataattcatgcactcaaaaaagaaaaaaacaacaaattatatttattttatgttttttttaaaatctatttaGATCAATCTCATTTAGTCAGTATAAGAGTATATACGTCCACACGATTTTTTCCACTTATATCACATATTTATGTGTATATTttaatctacagtgtatcacaacagtgagtacacccctcacatttctgcaaatattttattatatcttttcatgggacaacactatagaaacaaaacttggatataacttagagtagtcagtgtacaacttgtatagcagtgtagatttactgtcttctgaaaataactcaacacacagctattaatgtctaaatggctggcaacataagtgagtacaccccacagtgaacatgtccaaattgtgcccaaagtgtcaatattttgtgtgaccaccattattatccagcactgccttaaccctcctgggcatggaattcaccagagctgcactggttgctactggaatcctattccactcctccatgatgacatcacggagctggtggatgttagacaccttgaactcctccaccttctgtaAAGGAAAGGATCGGAGGCTTTACTTTGCTCAGGTTAACTTTTATTAATGAGCTTCAGCCATGcaacagcatacacacacaccgtctcgGTAACCCTCTCCTTGTGTTTATCTCCCCTCCCAGcccaccttgaactcctccaccttctgtaAAGGAAAGGATCGGAGGCTTTACTTTGCTCAGGTTAACTTTTATTAATGAGCTTCAGCCATGcaacagcatacacacacaccgtctcgGTAACCCTCTCCTTGTGTTTATCTCCCCTCCCAGcccaccttgaactcctccaccttctgtaAAGGAAAGGATCGGAGGCTTTACTTTGCTCAGGTTAACTTTTATTAATGAGCTTCAGCCATGcaacagcatacacacacaccgtctcgGTAACCCTCTCCTTGTGTTTATCTCCCCTCCCAGCCCTCGGCTCTCTACTGCCGTAAATAACATCGTACAAGcgcaaacacattttttactaCCGTATATGACATCTTcccccttttatttatttatttatttttttaatgtttagtaaCAACATATTTAAGTATCTCACGTACTTTAACATAGTACTGCATTATCACCAACACAATTACGTCACAAATCAACATTACTGACAACAATACAACTTATTCCCATTTCTAACTTTACAGTTAACTTTTCACCATTTTCATATAcagatattttttttctatatatattCACTGCCACCCCCTCAAAAAAAAATAAGATCCATGTTAGTTTTACAGGTCAAGCCTGTTTACTGGCCTACACACTCTACCAGACCTAGTCACAGTCGGAGTAGACAAAGCGTTTGCGGGTTTGTCCAGACTCTGACTAGTAGGAACAGTCACAGACGTAGTGACTACATCAGAAAGAATACCTGTCTCTTTGTTTTGGTCAGCTGTTACTTGGGCAGGTTTAGAAACTGGCCCTAACTGAAGATGACGGCGATTCCGCCGCAGCTCCGCTCCCTGCTGCGTCCTGACAACAAAAGATCTTGGGGTTGTGCTCTCACTCGAGACCACTGCTGGTAAAGACCACGACCTTTCATGATCCAACCTACAGAACACAGCACCTCCTGGTTGCAGTGCAGGTAAGGGCTTGGCTCCATGACGGCGGTTGAAGTAGTAAGCCTGTTTAGCCTTCTCCTTACTGTCCTTTACCTTCACTGCAGTTCTATTTGGCCATTTTGGTAGTAGATTCTTCTCCAAGGTAGGTAGTGTAGTTCTGATTTTCCTCCCCATCAGCAACTCAGCTGGGCTGAAACCAGTGGAGGAACATGGAGTGGACCTGTAGCTCATCAGAGCCATCACAGGATCATTTTGTTTGAGAATTTTATTTGCCGTTTGCACAGCTCTCTCAGCATGTCCATTACCTTGTGGATGGTGGGGACTCGAAGTACAGTGCTTAAAGTCAAGCTGTCTAGCAAAGTCCTGAAATTCAGCACATGAGAACTGTGGTCCATTATCGCTCACTACCTCATCTGGGATACCAAATCTAGCAAAAACTGTTTTCAGTTTATTTATCACTTGTAAACTTGTTGTTGTTGGCAAGTGTAAAATTTCAATAAATCTGGAGTAATAGTCTGAAATTACCAGGTACTGATGGTGTTTGTACTCACACAAGTCCATTGCAATTCTCTTCCAGGGTCGTTCAGGAAGTGCTGTAGAGATGAGAGGTTCCTTTTGTTGTGTTCTTTTCAGTTCACGGCACACCTGGCATGATGTCACAAGCTCGCTTATTTCCTTGCTAATCTTGGGCCACCACACAGATGAATTTGCTCTCTCTCGACATTTCACTAGTCCCTGGTGCCCTTCATGGATTTTCTGGAGAATTTCGCTCCTCATCAGCCGTGGCACAACAATTCTACTCCCTCTGAGGACAAGGCCATCGTAAACTGACAGTTCAGATTTCACTTGGATGTACTCTCTTGCACTCTCAGGTACGCTGCTTAAGTGCTCAGGCCATCCAGTTCTTATGAGTTTCATGACAGACAGCAATTCAGCATCAAAGGATGTAGCTGCTCTAATTTCCTCCATTTTGCTTGGAGAAGCAGGGATTCCCCCTATTACACTAGCCACGTAACATGCTACCTCACTGTGCGTTTTGGATTCTACCCCCATGGCAGCCAGCGGACTGCGTGACAAGGTGTCAGCGATGACCAGATTTTTCCTGGAGCATATTCTGCAATGGGGTTAAATCTCATAAGCCTCATGAGAAGACGCTGACAACGTAAAGGTACATTGTCCAGGCTGCGGTTGTTGATAAGGGGTACTAATGGCTTGTGGTCTGTCACAAGTTTAAACTTCTCCAGTCCATTGAGGTATCTGTCGAACCTCTCACATGCCCACACGCCAGCCAAACTCTCCTTCTCTATTTGAGCGTAGCGCGTTTCTGCTTCAGTTAGGCGTCTGGAGCAAAATGCCACAGGTTTCCACTGCTCTCCATGGAGCTGAAGGAGAACTCCTCCCAGTCCATAACTACTTGCATCTGCTGGCATAGCAGTGGGCTTGTTTACGTCATAGTAGGCAAGTACTGGTGCAGTCGTCAGCAGTTCTTTTATGTTTTCAAAAGCTGTTTGTTGTGCATGATCCCATGTCCATgtgttcttgtttctttttagaAGCTCATATAGTGGTTGTCCTACAGTTGAGAGGTTGGGAATGTATCTTCCTAGATAATTCACCATTCCCAGTATTCTTTTCAACTCCTGCACGTCTGCAGGTGGCGGTAGCTGCCGAATGGCTTCCACCTTGTCGGGGTCTGGGCGGATACCGGACTGGTCAATTAGATGTCCGAGGAACCGTAGCTGGTTCTGCCTGATAGAGCACTTCTCACGGTTGAGTTTCATGCCAGCTGTCTCAATGCGCTGCATCACCATCTCCAGGCAACGATCGCGCTCTTCTGTTGTAGTTCCATAAACTAGAATGTCATCCATAAAGACTTCAACGCCCTACAGCCCCTGTAGTGTCTCTTTCATCTTTCTTTGGAAGATTTCTGGAGCGCTGGTAATCCCGAATGGAAGACGCTTGAAATTGAATCTTCCGAATGGTGTTATGAAAGTGGTTAGTTTACAGCTGTCTGGGTGCAGCGGTATCTGGAAGAAACCACTGGCAGCATCAAGTGAGGAGAATACAGTGGCTCCACTTAGTTTTGCTGTGATCTCTTCTGTAGTAGGCAGTATATACTGTTCTCTTTTTACAGCCTCGTTCAGTTTCTTGAGATCAACACAAATACGGACTTTACCTGTGCTCTTCTTTAAGACTGGCACTATAGGTGCACACCAGTCAGTGGGCTGCGTCACTCTCGCAATaatgccatttctctccatcctCTGGAGCTCCTCTTTGACCTTTTGCAACATGGGGAAAGGTACACGCCGTGCTGCATGTACTGCATATGGCTGAGCATTGTCTTTCAGCTGTATTTTTACAGGTTCAGTCTTTAATGTCCCATGCTCACCGAATGCTTGTGAATGTCCTCTGTTGCACACTAATTGATTTACTCTTTTTACCAGATTCATTTTCACTGACAGTGGTCTGCTAAGCAGGTTGCTTACAGTGTGCCCGCGGATGACATATGCTGTGATTGGGTGTGTTTCTCCTTTATAGGTCACAGTGCTCTGAACTCGCCCTATGCACTGCAGCTCACCACCTGGACTATCCAATGGAATATTTGCAGGCTCTAGTGGTCTTCTGGGGATGAGTGAGTGGTAGGCCTCCTCGCTAATGATGCTCACATCAGCGCCAGTGTCGATTTTAAATTCTACCGGTGTGGAGCCCACCAGCAGCTTGACAGcccattgttctgatgaacccTCTGCCTTACTCACGGCCCCTAGAAAATATGACTGCGCTTCTAGTTCAGTCACCTCTCTCACAGCTTTCCTGTTTCGACACACTCTACCCCAATGTCCAATTTTACTGCATGCATTGCATTTGGATTTTCTCGCTGGGCAGTTTTCATCTTTACTGTGCcttcttttgccacatttccCACACTGTCCATCATATCAACTTTTTGGCTTACCTTGGTGCTTGGTGTATTTGCTGCTCTTGTGCGTGACCTCATGTATTACTCCTGTTGCTTCTCCCTGCATGCTGACTTGTGAAGTAACCTCCTCCGACTGCCTGACTGTCTCGATGGTCAGTGCTAGTGTCAGGTCCTTCATTAGCTGCAGTCTCCGTGAGACATCTTTATCGAGTATTCCCACCACAATTCGGTCGCGAATATTCTCGTCTCTACTAGCGCCAAAGTCGCAATGTTCAGACAGTTcatacagagctcttataaaaGTTTCGGCTTTCTCACCGGGTCTTTGCACTCGCTGATGGAAACACGCGCGTTCGTGTATTACATTCCTCCTGGGCACAAAGTACTCATCGAATTTTGCAAGCACTCTGTCAAAGTCATTTCTGTGTCCCTCTTCGTCAAATGCGAACGAACGGTAGACATTTTCAGACTCGCTTCCCATAGCGTATATCAGGCTACTCACTTGCACAGCGCCATCCTCCTTGTCCAGCTTAGTAGCGGTTCTGAATCTCACGAAACGCTGCTTCCAATCCGGCCACTCACTCGGCTTGTCGAAAGAAAAGTTTGTCGGAGGGTTGAATTTCGCCATTACTTTTTCACTTCTGACACCATGTAAAGGAAAGGATCGGAGGCTTTACTTTGCTCAGGTTAACTTTTATTAATGAGCTTCAGCCATGcaacagcatacacacacaccgtctcgGTAACCCTCTCCTTGTGTTTATCTCCCCTCCCAGCCCTCGGCTCTCTACTGCCGTAAATAACATCGTACAAGcgcaaacacattttttactaCCGTATATgacaccttccacttgaggatgcgccacaggtgctcaattgggtttagtccatcacctttaccttcagcttcctcagcaaggcagttgtcatcttggaggttgtgtttggggtcgttatcctgttggaaaactgccatgaggcccagttttcgaagggaggggatcatgctctgtttcagaatgtcacagtacatgttggaattcatgtttccctcaatgaactgcagctccccagtgccagcaacactcatgcagcccaagaccatgatgctaccaccaccatgcttgactgtaggcaagatacagttgtcttggtacttctcaccagggcgccgccacacatgctggacaccatctgagccaaacaagtttatcttggtctcgtcagaccacagggcattccagtaatccatgttcttggactgcttgttttcagcaaactgtttgcgggctttcttgtgcgtcagcttccttctgggatgacgaccatgcagaccgagttgatgcagtgtgcggcgtatggtctgagcactgacaggctgacctcccacgtcttcaacctctgcagcaatgctggcagcactcatgtgtctattttttaaagccaacctctggatatgacgccaaacacgtggactcaacttctttggtcgaccctggcgaagcctgttccgagtggaacctgtcctggaaaaccgctgtatgaccttggccaccatgctgtagctcagtttcagggtgttagcaatcttcttatagcccaggccatctttgtggagagcaacaattctatttctcacatcctcagagagttctttgccatgaggtgccatgttgaatatccagtggccagtatgagagaattgtacccaaaacaccaaatttaacagccctgctccccatttacacctgggaccttgacacatgacaccagggagggacaacgacacatttgggcacaatttggacatgttcactgtggggtgtactcacttatgttgccagctatttagacattaatggctgtgtgttgagttattttcagaagacagtaaatctacactgctatacaagctgtacactgactactctaagttatatccaagtttcatgtctatagtgttgtcccatgaaaagatataatgaaatatttgcagaaatgtgaggggtgtactcacttttgtgatacactgtatatatattaaccTGTATTATGGATGCAATGAAAGTACCTGTTTTTATATTCCAACCTGTAAAATGAGTAACGTGGCTCCTGCCTTACTAAAAAAAACCGAAGTTTGTAAACCAAACGTCACCATTTTTACTAGATTTTTGTCATCAGCGTTTTATCATTGTGAAAagctgaaagaaaattaaacataaaactgGACGTGACGTGAGACGATGTGAAGATGTTCGAGGTTAAAGCTGCAGTGTGGAACTCgttcattatttaatacattttatacccAGGTCACCGATGGTTACCGGATGACGGAACAGCTGACGCTACAGGTTAAACATTACAATCAGCAATAGTGCTAGTGCTATTAGATCCATGTTTATATTTTACCGTCACCCCACTTCGTTCAGACGGAGGGATTTAATGGAGGTGAATAAAAGCGGTTGTTGTGAGGAACTGACTGCAGCATCGGTGAGGGTTTAACACAGGAAAGAACTCTTATAAACCTGGAACATTAAAGTGTTAaaagattttatattaaaaattaaattaattatacttAAACAATCTGATCACAACAGAGCTGTTTTCTTTTCAGCAGTAAACAACAGGTAAAAGTTTCCTacatttcacccaatgaattggacccactgcgaccctgaccaggattaagcactggtgaaacagacagtgaataaataaatgaaaaataaaagaaatctagatgcagcattttttcctCCATCAATCACTTGCAGTTGCGCTTTTCTTCCACAGGGGGTCTCCAACTCTCCAAATCCTGAAGAGTTccacactgcagctttaaacCTCCTGAACAGACTCACTGATGTTtacgctgtttatttatttatttgttcgttTAAAAGCTGCAATATGTCacttttttgttaaaataaagtcAGTTGCATTTATAAGAGTGGGAGGAATCACGTCTCTGTGTGAGATTTCTGCAGGACGGTTCTGATCTAAGATTTGCTCAAATAtcctttagttttattttgtttattgaattataatataaaatagttttagataaaacataaacagtGCATTTTACTCTGTACATTCTCAGAATTCGCAGCATTTGCAACTTTAACTAAATTCCACAGAAGCTTTATAAAACGTGACATGCAGGAGTTTAAACCTACACTCAGTGTTGAGGTGTGAGATGTACAGAGCTGAATGATCACTGGAACCAGTTACTGATCTTAGTTTAAAACTTCATGATGATTTAAGCCGCTTTAAAAccaattattacaataatacataatactttTAAACCGTTATTTTAAACTCATCACGTGACTTGGCAGCGGTGCGGTGACGCGACACACCTGCGCTGAGCGGCTGCTTCACCTACTGTGACGTCACATGATTCCTGATCGCGGTGCTGCAGGTCCTTCAGGAGGAGGGAGAGAGTTCATCATTTTACTTCTGCACCCAGAGAAGCAACAagcaacagagagagagagagagagagagagagagagagagagagagagaggtgagaACAAACAACcatctgattttatttaatgtctaaTCTAATATCTCATTTCATCTGATCTCATATAATCTCATCATATTTCATCTAAAATAATCTAATATCTCATTTcatctcattttatttaatctgatcTCATGTAATCTTAAAATATCTGATCTAAAATAATCTAATATCTCATTTCATCTGATCTAATGAACATTTGACAGTTTCAGCTCTTATCTGAATGTAATAAATGAGACGTTTCAGGACGTTTTAGTATttgtatatgaaataaaaaagaataaataataaaaactgatcCACAACATCACCAGTGTTGTGAATTCATTTCAGACTCGATATTTAATCAGTTCAAAAGAATTTTGCAGCATTAATAACAGAAATGATTTGAAatgaatttttaataaaagaactGAATTAAATTTCTTCTCCTGGGTGAATCAGATGGAGATCCAGAGAGAATCCACACCGACGCCTGAGGACGACGACATGGAGATCATCACCATCTACATTAACAGAGAATTCATGAAGCAGGTCCAGGACTCGCCGGGGAGCGCCAACGTCCGTCTGTCCGATAGTGTGGACGAGAAGGTTGGGGTCACTAAGTCCACCATCAGCGTCATGTCAGAGGAGCTTAATGTGGCCTCCTCCCTGCTGACCGACTCCGTCCTGGATGAGGACGAGGTGACCAACGTCCCCCAAATTAAGGACGAGAAGGTTGGGGAcgctgagtccaccatcagcatcatgtcaAAGGAGCTTAATGTGGCCTCCTGTCAGCTGACCGACTCCGTCCTGGATAAGATCAAGGTGACCAACGTCCCCCAAAATAAGGACGAGAAGGTCGGGGGtgctgagtccaccatcagcatcatgtcaAAGGAGCTTAATGTGGCCTCCTGTCAGCGGACCAACTCTGTCCTGGACGAGATCAAGGACACTTTTGGTCAAAAGGAGAAGAGTGAGAAATCCACCATGACTGACCCGATACCAGAAATCGATCCAACCTGCAGGAAGATCCTGGTTCAGCCGGTAAAGAAGCTGCCCGCTGAAGCTCCAGCTAAAGAAGCAATCTGTGAGTAACGGCTCCACATCCAGTTCTTCATCAAACCATCATCACCAAACCGTGTTTCATTCTTCTTCTCTCATCCAAAGGCACTGCAGAaaagatgaagaagaagaagaagaaggaccAGATCCTGGGATTCTTCAGAAGATCCTGGCAGACCACGAAGAGGATCTTCAACAAGAGATCAAACATGGAGATCGTTACCAAGCAGGTCCAGGACTCACTGGGGAGCACCTACGTCCACCTGCCCAATAGTGTGGAAGAGAAGGTTGGGGTCACTAAGTCCACCATCAGCGTCATGTCAGAGGAGCTTAATGTGGCCTCCTCCCCGCTGACCGACTCTGTCCTGGATGAGGATGAGGTGACCAACGTCCCCCAAAATAAGGACGAGAAGGTTGGGGGcgctgagtccaccatcagc
The sequence above is drawn from the Trichomycterus rosablanca isolate fTriRos1 chromosome 9, fTriRos1.hap1, whole genome shotgun sequence genome and encodes:
- the LOC134320285 gene encoding uncharacterized protein LOC134320285, translating into MEIQRESTPTPEDDDMEIITIYINREFMKQVQDSPGSANVRLSDSVDEKVGVTKSTISVMSEELNVASSLLTDSVLDEDEVTNVPQIKDEKVGDAESTISIMSKELNVASCQLTDSVLDKIKVTNVPQNKDEKVGGAESTISIMSKELNVASCQRTNSVLDEIKDTFGQKEKSEKSTMTDPIPEIDPTCRKILVQPVKKLPAEAPAKEAICTAEKMKKKKKKDQILGFFRRSWQTTKRIFNKRSNMEIVTKQVQDSLGSTYVHLPNSVEEKVGVTKSTISVMSEELNVASSPLTDSVLDEDEVTNVPQNKDEKVGGAESTISIMSEELNVASCQLTDSVLDKIEVTNVPQNKDQKVRGPESTISIMSKELNVASCQQTNSVLDEIKDTFGQKEKSEKSTMTDPIPEIDPTCRKILVQPVKKLPAEAPAKEAICTAEKMKKKKKKKKDQILGFFRRSWQTMKRICNKRSNKVSPL